Below is a window of Rhodoglobus vestalii DNA.
AAACGTGGTGTCGACGGTGTACTTGCCACTGAGCAGACCTGAAGCGAGAGGCACACGCGCAATGATCCCGACACCCGCATCGAGCGCTGCCGGAAGCACAGCGTCCAAGGGCTTGAGGCGGAACGCGTTGAGGATGATCTGCACGCTGGCAACGTTCGGTCGCGCTATTGCGGCGAGCGCCTCATCCGCAGTCTCGACACTTACTCCGTAGGAGGCAACGGCACCCGCAGCGACGAGAGCGTCAAGGTCATCAAAGACGGCATCCATGCTGAGCACGACAGTCGGCGGGCAGTGCAGTTGCACGAGGTCGAGAGTGTCAACACCGAGATTGCGACGCGAACGGTCGGTCCACTCACGAAAATTTTCACGGGTGAAGTTGGCGGGGTCTTGTGCCTCGCGGCGCCCCATCTTGGTCGCAACCGTGATGTCGAGTTCGGGCCGGTCGCCGAGATAACGACCGATGAGAGACTCACTTCGGCCATCACCGTACACGTCAGCGGTGTCGAAGAACGTGACTCCTCCATCGACAGCGGCATCAAGCACTCCGCGGGCATCCGCCTCGCTCACTTCCCCCCAGTCAGCGCCAAGCTGCCAGGTGCCGAGACCGATTGCCGAAACAGTGCGGCCCGTACGGCCGAAAGTGCGAAAGTCCATAGGTCAACGCTACGCCCTCGCGGCTAGGCCAGAGACAGCTACAGGGTGGACGCGGAGAGCAGGGTCTTGCGGAGAGCAGGTGAGAGGATGCTCCTATGGATGATTTTCTCGGCTCTCTTGCCCGCACCGCGCCCGTCGAGATCTCTCCAACTCTGCTGATCGTCATCGTGGCCGCAGCAGCCGTGTTGAGCATTCCGCGGCCAATCTGGAAGTGGTTCGGGCTTTTCACGACGCTGGTGCACGAGTTGGGGCACGCCGTCGGCGCAATCCTGACCGGCCGCTTCGTGCACGGAATGAAGATTCGCATGAATCATTCGGGCGAGGCAGTCAGTAGCGGGCGAGGTGCTCTCGGGTCGGCGATCAGTGGATCCCTCGGCTACCCGGCCCCCGCCATCGTCGGAGCCATTCAGCTGTGGTGCGTTGTGCAGGGCTATACAGCGCTGGCACTCTTCGTCGGGGGCATCATTCTCGTTCTCACTCTGCTCGTGATTCGCAATGCATTCGGATTCCTGGTCGTCGTTGTATCGTCCGCAGCCAGTGCAGCACTCTGGGTTTGGGCCAGCGATGCGGTGCAAAGTTATGTGCTGCTCGTTATCGCGATCGCACTGCTGGTGGGCAGCGTCCGCGGCCTCGCCACGGTGATCGGTGTGCACACCCGCCGGCGCGACCAGCTGAGCACCTCAGATGCATACCTACTTTTTAAGCGCACCGGCGTCCCCTCGGTTGTCTGGTTACTGCTCTTCGCTGCCCTCATCGGCGCGAGCGTGGTGTGGGCGGTTACCACGGTGCTCGAAACACCAAACCGATGATGCACTTCGATGCCGCCTTTCGGAAACTCAGGAAAAGTGCCCTTCCCGACAGGAAGCCCCCGCTCGAAACAACCAGGGCTGGGGGCAGCCGCAAGCGGAGAACTGCCCCTAATATCCGCTCGACGTCAGACATCCGCTTTGTCAGTCGCAGCACCCCGAACCACAGCGCAGCACACCGCCTCCTCGATCATTTTCCTGAATTTCCGAATGAGCAAGCCCCTGCTTTGCGAGGCGGAAGCACGGAACGGGAACGCGGAACGGCGACAACAATGGGGTGGCGCGCGGCGAGCGGGTTATTCCGACTCAGGCTTCTTTCTCAACGCCTTTTCGGCCCGTGGCAACAACCTCGACTAACCGCTTCGCCAATCGTCGGCGAACAAGATGATCGTTCGCCTCAACCCGGTGCATTGTTACGTGACGCATTTGTTCGATGATGCGCATCGTACCGGGGGCAATGAACTGATCGAGTGAACCATAAACGACATCGATGGGAACCCTGACCGAAGCAATATCGCTCACCGTCGTCTGAGATTCGATGCAATTCTGCAGACTCAAAACGAATGCACGCCAGTTGCCCTCTGAAACATCAAGGATGTCGTCGAGCTGAAAGAGTCGCCGCAGCCTATCCACGGTCGCCATCGTGAACTCTTTGTTGGTGCGCAAAAACTCGTAGGCACGCAGGTAAGCGCCCACGCGCGCCCGGACGAGGGGGTCACCGATCTGCTCAGGGGGAACATAGATCGGTGGGCTCACCATAACGAGTCGGCTCACTCTGCTCGGGTACATTGCCGCAAATCGCGCCGCAAGCAGGCTGCCTAGGGAATGGCCTACGAGAATGAACGGAGCATCCAGCTTCAACGAATGAATGGTCGAATTGATTGCCGCGACGTGGTCTTCGATGGTGAAGTTTGATTCTGGGGGGCTCGGGGAGCCGCCAAACCCAAGAAGATCAAGAGAAATGCAGCGGTATCGATCCGTCAGTTGCGGAATGACTCCCGCAAAGGTTGCCGCGGAGGAGGCGATGCCATGAAGGAAAATGATTACTGGCCCTTCGCCTTCGTCGGCCGCGATATTGAGCTTCGGCGACAACAACGGAAACACTCTCCGTCGAATGCTGCGCCAGATGCCCATGCGCCTAGTATCCCAGCCACAGCGGCCAAGACACCGGTCGTGGAAGACTAATTAGCGCAAGTCTTCCTTATATTCATTCTTCGCCTTCGTGGCTTCGCGCTCAGCTTCCGCGCGCTCAAGATCGGCCTGAGCCTTCGATACTTCACCGTCGGCCTCGGCCTGGTCCGCGGCGTCGCTTACGCGTTCTTTCGTGTCATCAACGAACTCACCAACCTTCTTGGCGGTTGCTTCGCCGGCATCTTTTGCGTTATCGATGAGACCCATGATTCCTCCTAATAGTTGGTTATCCGCGTCGTGCGGTGCCCAATGGTAGGCACACCTGAACGGTACCGCTGTGGGGGTGACGCACGAATGGTGCGAAACGTTGGGTAGTTTTTACTGGTCTCGCGGTCCTACGGTGAGAGCATGAGGCGCACACTACTAATCACAACCGCACTTGCCGTGTCAGCATTCACACTTTCCGGGTGCTCGGCAGCAAGCAGCGATCTGGCCCCGGCCGAGTCGCAAGAGTACCTTGTCCAAGAGTCAGCGGACGGGGATTCTGGTTCGGCGGAGAGCCTGGCCGAGGGCGGAATCGCGTTAAACGATGCTCTAGCCGACACCGCTCGGGAGGTCATCACCACCGGCTACATGTCGGTGACAGTGACGAGTCCGGATGAGGCGAGCAGCGACGCGATTCGCATCACTGAGTCGGTGGGTGGCCGCGTAGACGGACGCAGCGAATATGCACCAAATGAGGGCGATCGCGGGAGCGCAACGCTGACATTGAGGATCCCCTCCTCCGAGCTCACCGCCACTCTAGACAAGTTTAAAGAACTGGGAACGCTGCAAGAAGTCTCGATCAACTCCGTCGACGTCACGATGGAATCTCGCGACCTTGAGGCCCGCATTACAGCTCTCGACGCCTCCGTCGAACGCTTGCTTGCTCTGCTCAGCACAGCCGAAGATACCGACACGCTCATAAAGTTGGAGACCGCAATCTCCGACCGTCAGGGTGAACTCGAAAGTCTCAAGTCGCAGAAGCGTTATTTTGACGATCAGGTCGCCATGTCGACCCTCACGCTGAGCCTCGTCTCCGTCGCTGACGCGCCCACCGTCGAGCCTGACAATTTCTTCGCAGGCTTGATCGCCGGGTGGAACAGCTTTATCGCCTTCTTCGCCGGTCTGCTCATCACCCTCGGGGTGCTTGTGCCGTGGCTGATCCTCGCCGCAATCATCGCCGGGATCGTTGTGCTCATTGTGCGATCAAAGCGCAGAGCCCGGCGCAGCGCCGCAGCGACACCCCTCACCCCCGCTGAAATCCCGGAGCCATCACAAGCTCCAGCTGCCGACTAGGAGGCGTCTGCTAGGAGTTCGCGCACGCGCGGAATCACTTGGGTGCCGTACAACTCAATGCTGCGCATCATCTTTTCGTGAGGCAGGGTGCCCGCACTGTACTTCATGTCGAATCGTTGGATGCCGAGAGCCAAGAAAGTCTTGGCCATCTTCTGGGCTACGGTTTCCGGCGATCCGGCGTACATCGAACCGTGCTGCACTTCACCGATGAATTCTTCTTCAGTGGATGCCGGCCACCCCCGCTCGCGGCCGATGCGGTCACGCATCACCCGGTAGTGCGGCCACAGTTCTTCGACAACATCGTCATCTGACTCGGTGATGTAGCCGGGCGAGTGCACCGCGATCGGCAGGTCGGGCTTGCCAAGCTCGGCAAGTGCGCGGTGGAAGAGTTCGGTGTAGGGCGCGAAACGTTCGGGTTGGCCACCGATAATGGCAAGCACCAGTGGCATCCCATAGCGGGCGGCGCGCACCACAGATTCGGGGCTTCCGCCCACACCAATCCAGGTGTTGAGCTTGCCCGACTCGGTGCGCGGAAAGACTTCCTGATTGTTGAGGTCCGCCCGCAGCGTTCCCTTCCATGTCACCGGCTCTTCCTTGATGAGCTCAGAGAACAGGTCAAGCTTCTCTGAAAACAGCGTCTCGTAATCACCCAGGTTGTAGCCGAAGAGTGGGAACGATTCGGTGAACGACCCACGGCCGAGGATGATCTCTGCACGGCCGTTCGAGAGTGCATCAACAGTGGCAAATCGTTCGTAAACCCGCACCGGATCGTCTGAGCTGAGTACCGTCACGGCCGAACCCAGCTGGATCTTGGTGGTCGCCATCGCGAGAGCTGCCAGCACCGTTTCCGGAGCGGAGATTGCGAAATCATCGCGATGGTGCTCTCCCACCCCGAAGTAGTCGATGCCGAGCTTGTCGGCCAAGACACCCTCAGCAACAACATTGCGGATGACCTGGGCTTGACTCAACAGCGTGCCACTTTCGCCTACCGTAACGTCGCCAAATGTGCCGAGGCCAAACTGAACCTGCTGATTCACGAGCTTCCTTTCGCTGTGACGCAGTACGCGTCGTTAGCCAAAACCGAAGTCGCGCATCCGTTATTCCACGATGGCGACACTAATACCATCACACGGCGGAAAGGCCCTCTGGCGGAGATACGCCGCATGCAGCAGTGCCCCGGTCGTGGTGACCGGGGCACTTCTGTGGCTGCTTCTACGTGATCGGTTTCCTGTTCTTACGCTGCGGTGAGCGTGTTCGTCGCCGCGATGAGGGTAACGATGGCTGCGTTGATGAAGCCAGCAATATAAGGGTTGTTCGTCTCACGGTAAATCTTGCGTGTGAGAACTGCCGTCGCCGCCAGGATGACGACCACGGGGAACAGCCAGATGCTGAAGATGCCGGGGACGCCATCGATTGTGTCGCCCGTGACGAAGAACGTCGTGTACTGAGCAACCACGAGCACAAGCGGACCCAGGGCATTGAAGAACGCGAGCAGTGCCGTGTTGATCCACTCCTTGCCGCGAATGGAGAAACGGTTGAACGCGTTGATAGCCACGGAGTTCGCGAGGAAGTAGATACCAAACAGCGGCCGGAGCATCAGCGCGATTCCGATCTTGTCAGGCGTGAACGCCTTGACCGCGATAACCCACCAGCGGAAGTCGGTCTTGAAGAAGTAGTCGAGAACGAATACGAGCCCGTACGCCGAAATGACCACGACAACACCGAGCCCGATGCCGTGGAAGAACTTCCTCCACCCCGGCAATACTCCGGATGCACGAAGGTTGAGGCCATTCTTGCGGCCAAAGATCAGGTAAGAGATCGTCATGATGATGATCGCCGCCATTGTCTTCGACTTCGAGGGCGAGGCGCTCAACATCGGGGGCGTCAGAGAACATGCCCAGGTTGTCGCGAAGCCACTGGATGAGCGATCCGGTAACAGCGATGGAACCTTCGAGCGCATACACCGGAGCGGCATCACCGATTTTGTAGCAGACGGTGGTGATGAGCCCGTTATTGCTGTGCACGCGCTTGGTTCCCGTGTTCAGCAGCAAGAAGTTGCCGGTGCCGTAGGTGTTCTTGGCCATGCCCTCGCTGAAACAGACTTGCCCAAACGTGGCAGCCTGCTGGTCGCCAAGGATGCCCGCAATGGGAACCCCGCGCAGCGAACCGTGGTCACGGCAGTGGCCGAACAATTCGCTTGAGGAACGAATCTCGGGCAGCATCGACATCGGGATGCCCATGTCTGCGGCGATATCATCGCGCCACTGCAGGGTGTCGAGATCCATCAGCATGGTGCGGGAAGCGTTGGTGACATCGGTCGCGCGCACTCCTCCGTCGATACCGCCGGTGAGGTTCCAGAGCAGCCAGGTGTCGATGGTTCCGAACAGCAGGTCGCCGCGGTCGGCTGCCTCTTGAGCGCCATCGATGTACCGGAGAATCCAGGTGACCTTGGGGCAGGCAAAGTAGGGGTCCAACGGCAGCCCTGTGATGGCCTTGTATTTCTCAAGACCCTCCACGCCGGCCAGTTCGTTCACGATGTGCTGGGTGCTGGTGTCTTGCCACACAATTGCGTTGGTCACGGGTGTGGCGGTGAGTTTGTTCCGGACGACCGTGGTTTCGCGCTGGTTCGCGATGTCTACTGCGGCGATGTCTTGATAGGTCAGGTTGGTGCGAGCCAGGGAAAGGCTCACCGTTTCACGGACGTTGTACCAAATTTCGATCGGGTCATGTTCAACCCATCCGGCTCGCGGGAAAATCTCCTCATGTTCGAGCTGACCGCTCGAGACAATACGCGCCTCATGATCAAAGATGATCGAGCGCGAACTCGTCGTTCCTTGGTCAATTCACAAAATGTACTGGGTCTTTTTCGGCATGTCTCCATTGATCGTCTGGGTGCGTTGTGGTGCTCGGAGTGCGAGTGTTACGACTGTTCGGCTTCAGCTTCAGTTGCGTCTTCGGTTGGTGTGGCAAGTGGCACAATCTGCGGCGCGGCCTCGCGAACTTCAGACGCGCTCTCGTCGTCGCGCTTCAGCGATGCGGCTGCTACAGCATCCACCATCTGGTGGTAGACGGCGACCTCGTGCGCGGTGGTCTGCTCACTCCAGCCGAGGAGGGGGGCGGCGATCTCGGCGACCTCGGGCACTGCCGCGATCCCTTCGTTGAGGTATTCGTAGTTCATCCGCGTGCGGCGAACCATGAGGTCTTCGAGGTGGAGTGCGCCCTCGTGGGTGATCGCATAGACAATCTCGACGCGGAGGTATGCGGATGCGTGGGCAAGGGGTTGTGACATGGTCGGTTCGGCATCAGCGATAGCGGCGATCTCAGCGATATTGGCACCGTAGCGGTGCAGCAGGTGGTCGATCATCTGGTCGTTCCACCCGAAGCGCTCACTCAATTCTCGCGTGTTGTCGCGTGCGTCGTCGAGGCCTTCAGCACCCAGCAGGGCGATGGATGCGGTGGTCGACGGGTTCGCTTTCGCGGCGACTTTTCCGAGCGCAAAGTCGACCGCGTCTTTCGCCATCACGCGATAGGTGGTGAACTTTCCGCCAGCGATCACCGTGAGGCCTGGAATGGGCGAGGCAACGGTGTGCTCTCGCGAAACCTTCGCAGAGTTGGTGCCCTCCATCGTGCCGGGCTGCAGCAGCGGGCGAAGTCCAGCCCAGGTGCCGATCACGTCGGAGCGATCGATGGGGTCGGCAAGCACGGCGTTCGCTTCGGCAATGACGTAGTCAATGTCATCCGCGGTGGCGGCGGGGTTGAGTAGATTCTCTTTCCACGGGGTGTCGGTGGTGCCAATAACCCAGTACCGCGACCACGGAATCACGAACAGGACGCTCGTGGAGGTTTGCAGAATCAGGCCAGCTTCACCCGAGATGCGTTCGCGAGGAACAACAATGTGGATGCCCTTGGACGCTAGCACTTTCAGTCCACCACTCTGGTGTGCCAGCGCCTGAGTTTCGCCCGTCCACACACCGGTGGAGTTGATCACTGCGGTGGCCCGCACGGGGAACGTGGTTCCGGTCTCAAGATCGACGAGTACCGCGCCATTGACGACGCCATCGCCGTTCTTGGTGATCTCGACTACCTGTGTGCGGCTAGCGGCATACGCGCCGTGAGTGTGCGCGGTACGAATCACATTAACGACATACCGGGCGTCGTCGACGTTGGCGTCCCAATACTCGATCGCACCGACGGCCGCATCATGGGCCAGCCCCGGAAAGCGAGCCGCGAGCTGCTTTCGCGAAAGGTGGCGGTGCCAGGGCACGCTGCGCTTGCCCTTCGCTTTGCCCGTGCTGACGGTGGCAAGAAAGTCGTAGAGCGCAATTCCTGCGCCAACGAAGGCACGCTCCCACACCCGGTGACGCAGCGGGTAAAGAAACGGAAGCGGGCGAACGAGGTGCGGGGCCACATTGTTCAGCAGAAGGTCCCGCTCGGTGAGTGCCTCGTGAACGAGCTTGAAGTCCAACATCTGCAGGTAGCGCAGTCCGCCGTGGATCAGTTTGCTTGCCCGGCTGGATGAGCCCGCCGCCCAGTCCTGCGCCTCAACAACGGCGGTTTCTAGGCCACGCGCCGCGGCATCCAAAGCAATGCCAGCACCGGTGATTCCGCCTCCAATGACCAATACGTCAAGCTCACGACCCGGCTGCGTGCTGTCGACGAGGCGCTGGATGGCGCTGTCACGGGTTTCTCGTGTGAGGGACTGATCATTCATGAAAGCTAGGTTTCTTTCTGGTGGCGGTTGTCGACGGCGAGCCTGCGAATTTTCTGAGATAACCCACTGAAGAGCAGCGTATTACGTCGTGAGGGCCAAATGGCAAACCAGGCAGCACATCTGCACGAACGTGCAAGGATGGAACCTATGGAACGTGAAGAGGCAATGCTGGCCGCATCATCGATGTACTACCTTCAGGACATCAAGATGGAGACCATCGCGAGTCGCCTGCACATGTCCCGCTCGAGTGTGTCTCGTTTGCTCCGTGACGCACGCGAGAGTGGACTGGTAGAGATTTCGCTCCGGCCGACCCCCACGCGCGGACCTGGGCTCGCCAAAAAGATCGCGACATGTTTTGGGGTTGAGGCCCACGTTGTGCCGGTTGCCGATCTTGCTGATGAGCCCGAACGCCTCGATCAGGTCGCCAGAACCACCGCTCGAATCGTGACCGGGTGGTTCGATTCCGACATGATTATGGGCGTCGCCTGGGGAACCACCCTGGCGGCAATTGCGCGGCATCTGGGTAAGAAACCGACACGAGGAAGTGCCATAGTGCAGCTCAACGGGGCGGCCAATGTGCGCACCTCAGGAGTCGAATACGCGGGCAGTCTGATCGCCGGATTCGGCGAAGCGTTCGACGCTCAGGTGCACCTATTCCCCGTTCCGGCATTCTTCGATTACGCCGAAACTCGCAACGCGATGTGGTCAGAACGGTCGATTGTGCGAGTGCTCGAATATCAGCGTCGAGCTGACATCGCCCTGTTCTCAATCGGCGCTATCGCGGGTGAAGTTCCCAGCCACGTTTACTCGGCTGGTTACCTCGAAGCCGCCGACATCCAGACGCTCGATAGCGAAGGGATTGTCGGTGACGTGTGCACCATCTTCTTGCGCAAAGATGGCACCTACGAAGACCTCTCGATGAACGCACGTGCAACGGGACCAACACCGGCTGAACTGCGCTCGATCCCCCGCCGCATTTGCGGGGTCGCCGGCGATAACAAGGTTGTACCCCTGCTGGCGGCACTGCGCGCCGGGGTCATCACTGACTTGGTAGTTGATGAACAGACCGCCACAAAGCTGATCGAATATGTGCTGGCACTGAAAGATGACCCTGTTCCTGAGGCGGAAAGTGCCTTGCAAGTAGCCAATTAGTGAACGATGTGCATGGCGCGCGCCGCATCCGTAATGCTGCCCGTCAGTGACGGGTAGACGGAGAATGCGCGAGCAATCTGGTCGACTGTTAGGCGGTGCTCCACCGCGAGCGCGACCGAAATAATCAGCTCGGAGGCATTGGGCGCCACGATAACACCGCCGATGACAGTGCCCGAGCCGGTGCGGGCAAAAAGCTTCACGAAGCCGTCTTTGATGCCCATCATCTTGGCGCGTGGGTTTGACGCCAGCGGCAGCTTATAGATCGTTCCCTGGACCAGCCCATCTTCGATCTGCTTTTGCGTCCACCCCACGGTGGCAATCTCTGGCTGGGTGAAAATATTGGAGGCTACGTTGCGCAATTCAATCGGCGTGACACCATCACCCATGGCATGGAAGACCGCGGTGCGGCCCTGCATCGATGCCACCGACGCCAGTGGGAAAAAGTCGGAACAGTCACCGGCCGCGTAAATTGACGGCATTGAGGTGCGAGCAACCCGATTGACACGGATGTGGCCAGACTCCGTCAGCTGCACACCCGCTTCTTCGAGCCCCAGATTTTCGGTGTTCGGCAGTGAACCAACCGCCATCAGGCAGTGGCTGCCGTCAACTGTGGTTCCGTCTTGCAGGGTAGCGACGACTCCGTCTTTTGTGGTCTTCACTGATTGAGCGCGCGACTTGGAGAGCACCGTCATACCGTTGCGCTTGAAGACATCTTCAATAACGCGAGCGGCGTCTTCATCTTCTCCCGGCAGCACTCGGTCGCGCGACGAGATCAGGGTGACTTTGGCGCCAAGAGCCGTATACGCGGAGGCAAATTCGGCGCCGGTGACGCCCGAACCAACCACGATGAGGTGCTCCGGAGTTTGGTCGAGTGTGTAGAGCTGAGTCCAGGTGAGGATGCGCTTGCCGTCAGGCATCGCGGAGTCAAGCAACCGCGGGCGCGCGCCGACCGAAACAATCACCGTATCGGCGTCGATCTCGTCGAAATCAGTACCGGCAACGCCCTTACCCGTAGAAACGACCAGTCGCTGGGGGCCATCAAGACGGCCCTCGCCTTCGATCACGCGCACGCCAGCTTTGATGAGTTGAGACTTCATATCGTCGGACTGCTGCTGAGCCAACCGCATGAGCCGCGCGTTGACGGCAGCCAAGTTGACCGTGATTTCGGGCCGAACGATGCGGCCAGAGTCGCCACGAGAATAAAACTGCACGCCCAAATCGGCGGCACCTCGAATAGCATTCGTCGCCTCAGCGGTCGCGATCAGAGTCTTTGACGGAACGACATCCGTGAGTACCGCGGCCCCACCGACACCGGCACGTTCGACCAACGTCACCTCGGCCCCCAATTGCGCTCCCGCAAGGGCTGCTTCGTAGCCGCCGGGGCCACCGCCGAGTATTGCGATACGTTGCGTGCGCTCGAACTCATAGGCCATAGGTCAATTCTCTCGCGCTTCTGCCCCAGCGACAAACCGCGCGCGAAAAATTGTGCACCGCTCAGATTCGCGTCGAACACAGAGGCGTGTCGCACTCCCCACCGTTTAGAGTGGATGCCATGTCACAGTTGCCCACCACAAATCCTCTCGACGACCCCACCGCAGACCCATTCGCGATTGCGCAATTAGCCGCTGCAACGATCACAGACCTCACGGGAGTTGAGAAGCACGACATCGCTCTCACTCTGGGCAGCGGCTGGGGCAAGGCCGCCGATATCATCGGAGAAACCACGGCGACCCTTGCTGCCGCTGACGTCCCCGGGTTCTCCAAGCCTGCGCTTGAAGGCCACGTTGGCACTATCCGATCCGTACTACTGCCGAACAACAAGCGTGCGCTCGTCATCGGTGCCCGCACGCATTACTACGAGAACCACGGCGTTCGTCGCGTGGTTCACTCGGTGCGCACCGCCGCTGCAACCGGCGCCAAGACGATGATTCTCACCAACGGGGCCGGAGGCATCAAAGACACCTGGACACCGGGAACCCCCGTGCTGATCAGTGACCACCTCAACCTCACCGCCGACTCGCCACTGGAAGGCGCGACTTTCATCGACCTCACCGATCTTTACAGCAAGCGCCTGCGCGCGATCGCTCAGTCGATCGACCCCAGTCTCGATGAGGGTGTCTACACCCAGTTCCGCGGCCCACACTACGAGACCCCCGCCGAAGTGCAGATGGCGAAAATCATGGGTGGCCACATTGTGGGAATGTCCACCGCACTTGAGGCCATCGCCGCACGCCAGGCGGGTATGGAAATCTTAGGAATGTCGCTCATCACCAATCTGGCGGCCGGCATCCAGACCACGCCCCTCAGCCACGAAGAAGTCCTTCAGGCAGGTAAAGACGCTGAAGAACAGATCAGTGCCCTGCTCGCACAGATTGTGATCGCGCTATGAGCGCCGAAACTCTGAGCACCGCCCAACTGATCGACGCCGCCAATGCATGGCTCGAACAAGACCCTGACGCCGTCACCCATACCGAGCTTGAAGCTCTGATTGCGGATGCAAATAACGGCGACGTCAGGGCAATCGCTGGTCTGCATCACCGCTTTGACTCGCGGCTCGCCTTTGGTACCGCGGGGTTGCGGGGCGAGTTGGGTGCTGGCCCCAATCGCATGAATCGGGTTTTGGTCACGCAAGCCGCTGCTGGACTTGCCGCCTACCTGTTGACGCATGAGCCCAGTCCGAGCATCGTGATCGGGTATGACGGCCGCACAAACTCAGAGGTTTTTGCTCGCGACACCGCAATGATCATGGCCGGCGCGGGGGTGCGTGCAACACTGCTGCCGCGACTGCTGCCCACCCCCGTGCTCGCATTTGCGGTGCGCCACCTCGATGTCAGCGCCGGTGTGATGGTGACGGCGAGTCATAACCCCGCCAAAGACAATGGCTA
It encodes the following:
- a CDS encoding purine-nucleoside phosphorylase codes for the protein MSQLPTTNPLDDPTADPFAIAQLAAATITDLTGVEKHDIALTLGSGWGKAADIIGETTATLAAADVPGFSKPALEGHVGTIRSVLLPNNKRALVIGARTHYYENHGVRRVVHSVRTAAATGAKTMILTNGAGGIKDTWTPGTPVLISDHLNLTADSPLEGATFIDLTDLYSKRLRAIAQSIDPSLDEGVYTQFRGPHYETPAEVQMAKIMGGHIVGMSTALEAIAARQAGMEILGMSLITNLAAGIQTTPLSHEEVLQAGKDAEEQISALLAQIVIAL